tgttgacatggagaaatagatttgggtgtcatcagcatacggaTAACACCCTACAACAAAACTCTTGATgatcttccagcagtttcatgtaatgttaaaaagctttttaaaacttgtgctcAGCCATGAACACACTGGGTAAGCTTGATTAAGCCTTTAAAAagttcccctttttaaaaatgagaccTACCTCAGACAGATGTTGTGAGGAAAAGTAAGGACTGGAAAACACTTTGCTTATTGCAACAGCTATATATATTAGAAAGAAACAAGTTAAATTTCATAAGCAGCGTGCGTGGAGAATCACACTTTACAttaggcatttgcatggacctttTGCTgcagttcggtctgaattcagaccaaactgtaGGTCCCCGAACTGGTTCGGTAAAACCTACAAGCTGGGACGGTCAGGTCAACAAACCAACTTGAAGCGGCCTGGTTTGTGGCAGTCTGGTCTGCGATCGAACCAGTTCTGCCCATCCTTACTTTACATCTTTGAAGGCTGAGACCAACACCCTTTTATTAGGTATGACACTTGAGAACAAGCCTTCTGGAATTTCTACAAAGAAGCACCTTCAGGGAGAAGCTGTCACTGCTCAATACAACAATCTGGAACTCACTGTACTTTTGACAGCTTCTCTCTCAGGAGTCTCTTATGTTATGGGAGTATTGTGTGCTGGGAAACACAGAAGGGTTTAAATGGAAGAGCTCACTAGCCTCTGTATTTGTAGTAAAGTACACTGGTTTATTTAGTTGATATGTTCCTTTACAGAATGCAGAAAACacatctttaaaataattatataagGACATAAAAACACATCAGTGGTTGGTGAACACTTTTAATACAAGATTCTCTCCCACCATTACAGTGTCTAGTGGCATAAACAAACAGCACTGGTGCTTAGGGGGAAGGCGGCTGATGAGAATGCCATTGTTGTTATTCTGTTCACTGCCCCTTTGCCTCCAGTTTCTATGGTGACAGGTAGGCCCAGGCCTGAGACCGTTTGCGCTTGCGCATGACCAGTACAAAGTGGTATCAGTTGCTAGGGACAATGGCACTGTTTGGAAGGCCCTTCTAACTTGCAGCATTTGGGCTTAGGAGGCTCTGCATGTTGAGAACAGAGACATCTGAAAAACAGACCTGCCAGTATCGCTTTTGGCACTGTGCTGCCATGGTtggtggctgggggagggaggctcTCATGGTCCTAGGGGCTGTTCAAAAGCAGTGTGCCCTAAGTGACGCCACTTAATCCCCTTGCCTTCAACCAGCTCTCCTGGGTGAGAAGTAGATGCAAttgcctctcctcctctcagACACATTCCAACATTCAAGCATTGTCTGtggagggtggtgggggagggggaaagaggagattTGGTTGTTTTGGTGGGGCAAATCTGTACCTATCAAACTAGACAAAGGCAAAACCTGAAGCATTCTTTACAGTCACCCTCACTTCAATATAGACCTTCCAGCCCACCTCagggggcagaagcagaaaagaaTTTAAGAGGAGATTTGCATAAACAAACAGCACTGGTGCTTAGGGGGAAGGCGGCTGATGAGAATGCCTCACTTCACCCTCACTTCAATATATACCTTCAAGCCCACCTCAGGGGGCAGAAGCAGAACTACATGGGAATTTAACCAAATATTTGTTTCTGATAGGCAAAATCTTGTTCAAGtaggtggtgtttgtttttgtttaattaaaGGCTTGATGGGAAATGCCACCCTAGCAAATTCAGAGGTGAAAGTCATTCCAGCCATTCCTCCACGAGTGTGGTATCTGGCCATGTCAGCACACAAACATACTTTGCAAAACAGTCAATATGGCTTAAAAGTGTCTGCTTTGTGTGCAAAGTCAGCCAgaggctgcccagcccccagctAGGGGATGGACTCATTATTGCAaagggtttttttcctcccctctaACATACCAAAAATAGTCTCAAATGGACAAGGGAAAAAATCCATGCTTAAAATGATTTAttctaaagggggggggaaggcatgATAGCAACCTTGAGGGCAGCTCCAACTTCCCAGGAGAACTGTGTggaagttcacttttaaaaaaaggcaaactTAGACATGGCTCTACTATTTAAAACAATGACTACGAGagaccaaaaagggggggggggatctcaaaTGAGCAAAGCAATCAGTCCCATTGAGTCAATACTAAGAAGCTAAGCTCATACAAACTGCTGGCAGCGTtaccattttttaattatttttttaataaaacaacTTGAGGCTGTATCAAAAATTTAGTAAAAAATTAGAGCTGAGAGTTCACTGATTTTTAGTATGAACTATCTCTGGCGACGTATTTTCCCAACCGCCAGGCAGCTCCTATTGCGTCTGTGTGTGTCCAGAGGAGAGCAGTGAGGGAGTAGGCTGGGGGGAGAGGGCCTGTTCCAATACTGTGGGTCCAGGTCAATTTTCGATGTGAGGAAACTGCATTACACTACATAAAAATATTGCATCTTCACCAAAATATCTCAAGAGTGTTTCAAAAGCCAGAGCATGCCTTCCAGATGAGAAAAACTTAGTGCAGCACCATGACCCTTGCAGCTTGCAGATACCACTGTTGGGCCTCCAGTCTCCAAAACGCAGCAGTGCTGCTACATAGCTAGATTCCGTCCTGCTTTTTTGGTAACTGCAAAGAGTTCTCAAAAACATATTTCTTTACTAAACCCATGGCTGTCAACACGGCATTTGACCAGCAATGGCAGGCTAGAGCAACAAGAGCGCTCTCTACAGTTTGCAAAAGGGCCCCAGCTGATGACTGAATTGTACCATGTGTGAAAAAATAGGATTCCTTTGATAAAAAAAGACCAATCCCTCAGCCTGATTGGCATTGGAAACACCCCTGGAGCTTATTTATAGTAAagcacttcccctccccttccccaaatctATACATACAGGTTTAGGTAACAGCGATTAAATGTAAAAACGTAATGTTGACCTCAGAAAGTCCTCTGAATTTAATTTTTAGGCTACGTTTCATGTTATGCCCTGTAGCTAGACACATGTGAATAGAAAAAACAGTACAGTTAGTTTTAAAGGCAAACAGCAGAGACCCAGCGTGCCAACCCTAGCGCTGCCTGCATGTCCAGCCAGTCTCCCTTTGCACAAGTTCACTGATGCTTTGAGACACCTGCTGTCAGAAATACTTTTTGAGCCAAGAAGATTCTTTTTCTATGAATAAACAAAACAGAAGCTGTTAGGCAAAAATAAAATCAGTGTCCTGAAAGTTCCACAAGCACTCTGGTGTAGCAAATGTATCCGGAGAGGGCCTGCTGGGACCAGGCTACGTTTGGGATTCTGTATGTTGGTTTTCTGGTTGGTAACGGATTTGCAGGCCACTGATCCCCTACAGACAACACTGGTGTGGAACTATAGGCCCCATCTCCGCAAGTGTCTCTTGTTCATTAAGGGGGAACATAAGGAGGAGGGGACCTGTATGGGGTCATGTTCTTCGGGCGAGAGCCTTTACCCTCCATGGGTGctgtgaagggagggggaggctgaTAGGGAGGTGCATTAGGGTCTTCATCTCGCAGTGGTGTGTACTCCCCTATGGTGTCTTGGTTGAGTGGGGTGGTTTCCGGCATATTTTGATTTGGGTACTCAGGTGGTGGGAGAGGGGCTTTCTCCTCCTGCAGAATCAGTGGCATACTAGAGGAAGGGGGAGGCTTGGAGTCATCTAGCTCATCTGCAAAGATTATTGGTACTCCCTTCTTGATAAATGTGGCCTGGTCTTCTATGGTGAGTTTGCCTTTTCTCTTCTTGCGATAGCAGATCATAGCAATAATTCCAGCAATAAGCAGAATGgctgccactactactgcagGGATTACTGTGTGTAAGTACACATCATCCTCACTTGTCTTTTCTGGATCTGGCCCAGGAAGCGCAAGTGTAGGTGGCACAGTTATAGGTGGTCCATCTCTAGTCACTGGAATAAACTGAATGTGTCTGCAGCTACCAGCACCAACTACAGAAATGCTGACAGGCCTAAACTCTGGTTCTAAGGCATTAGAGAAAGCTGGGCTTGGAGCGCCAGAAGAATCAGAAATTTTTTTGCTCATGGCACGAATCTTCTCTTTGGGGCATGGTTCCAAAGGCAGAGTATTGTTTGTCCACTCAACTACAATAGAACCTTTGCTGATATTTTCTATGGTAATAGTACTACTGTTTCTGTCTCCAAGTGCAAAAGCCAGCTTCTTTACCAACATAATTTTCTTATGAATGTCATTGACAATGGTACTATGGTCTCCATGGAATACAGCTTTAAATTTAACTGGAGGCACCTCATCAGGTTCAAGAGCGTGGACAAATATTTCAAAAGCATCCACAGCTGTAAGGCCACCTTTGTCTGTGGCATGCATGAAAAATTCATGAATGCCTGCATGGGTGCGATTAGGTAGTCCATACATTAGCTGACTCGTGCTGTTGAACTGCACCCAGGAGttttcttccagtggctgctcaTCTTCTAGTTTCATGGTCAGCTGCAGTTTATCAGTAGTGGTATCTTCCTTGTCATAGAAAGTATCTGAAGGTATTTTGAGCTCAAAGTACGTACCAACCCATGCATCCACCCTGTCAATGTGGTTTTTCAGGTCTGGTGGATCATTGGGCACACGGGGAGTACCAACTGTAGTAGGACGACCCTGAGTTGGTGGAGAAACCGTTTCTGGTATAATAGGGGATGATTTAGTAGTCCCAGGCTTTGGAGGTCGAGGAGTTTTGGGAGGCCTTCTGGAAGGTCTTCGTGTTGTACTCGTATCAGTGGTGGAGGGTGTGGCTGGTTTTAGAGTGGTTCCTCTTGGTTTCTTTGTTGTTGGTGGTGTAACTGCCGCAGTAGTTTCCACATACCCAGTCATTGTTGGTCGAATCTGGACTGTGTCAGTAGTAGTTGTCACTCTGGTTGGCTGACTTGGTCCAAGAGTTGGAGTCTGAACAATAGCACCTCTTGTTCTAATAGTAACTGTGGGTTTGTTTGGCAAGGGTACAGGCTCTCTTACTGGAGGGGCTGTTGTTTCAGTGGGAGGTGCAATGGCTGGGGAAGTGGGTGTTGGAACAATTCTAGTTGGTGGTTCTTGGAGGGCAGTTGTTGGAGGACCAACAGCAGTCACAGGAGTTGGTGTAGCATTAATCTGCCGTTTTATTCTCTTTGGAAGATTAGGTTTCTTGTTAGCAATGTGCCATCCAACCACAGGGTAGCCAAGATGAGCAGACATTGTACCTTCTTTAGCTGGAGTTTCAACATTGCTTATGTTTGGGACACTATTTTGGCTCAGAGAACAGCCCAATTTCCAAGAAAGCAAGGCTCCATTTTCCACCACCTTCTTTGCATTCCCTGGCCCAGCCATAAAGGCTGACATGTCAAAAAGTCTATTATTTACAACTGGAACTAATTTCATGTTATAAAGTTCCACTTCTGAGAAGGTTTTCATTCGATTTAAAAGTTCAATCCTCTGCTTTGGTGTCATTTTTGTTAAGTCAGCATCCAAAATTACCGTTAAAATAGTGACTGGTTCCTCTGCACTACACACAAATGGTGCTGCTTCATTCACATCTTGTGAAGCCACTCGCACTGACTGAGGTTCATTATGGTCTTCAGGGTGAACCTCAATGGAGAAGACGTTGGTGGTTTGGGGCACGTAGCTTCCATTAGATACCAGATTCATTGCATTCACTGAGATATAATGAATGCCCTTATCCGTATCAAGTGGGAGACCTTCCAAAGTGCTGCTCTCCGATTCCCAATGCAACCAAGGTGGCAAGGATTCTTTCCCAGCTTCAGCAATCTATTAAGGAGAAAAAATAAGCATAGGTAGTTACAGCATCCTTCGGAAAGCAGTAATATAAACTCCTTTACTTTTAACATTTACACAATGGACATTTAAGAACTCCTCTAACAAGTAGTAGATAAATCTTGAATATCATATTTTAGTTCAACTTGATAGGACAAAGACACTAAAGATGGCTGCAAGCTAACTGGTTGGCAGGCTTGTAAATAGCACTTGTCTGTGGCAAACAGAATAATCTCCATGCAACCAGGCAGAGCAGCTTATGTTACATGAAAGGTTAGTTCCATTTTCATTAGGGTCACAAATGATGAATATATATATAGGCATGTGTGCACAGGCAGATGAATGCCCTTTTCCTGGGTTAGTAACTTTTGCAGACTCACTTGAAAGGCTGAGTTACAGTTGCACGTTCCCAGCATTCACCACTTAGAGGATACACCTCTTTTTGCTAAGGCATTGTTTCCAAAAGTAAGTACCTGACCCTCTGGGGTTGCAGGGATCTTGGTGCAGGGGTTAAGTATAGCAAATGAGGCAGCTATCTGACCTTCTTGTTGGCTGAAAACATATGGTAATGACAGGCAATGGCAAcatgagagggagggaaagacagATAACCTGAGTAAAtccctggctgaatggggaagaAGATAACAAGGTTGATAATCCTATGACAACACAACAGAGCAATTTACTAGACTGAAATTAACTAAAAGGGTAGCTATGAAGTCAGGACCTTGccagttggggtgggggcaggaggggggtggAAATCCTGGCACTATTGCAAATATGTTTGAAATTTAAACAACTATAGCACAAGTGAATTTTTCATCAGAATTTCCTTGTTTTGCCACATTTGTAAAGACTAAATCCCTGTTTGGGATTCTCAACTTTTTTGAAATATCACTAATTAAAAAAAAGACGTGACCCTCTAATTGCCATCTTTACCAAGCAGCTCAGAATGACTACAGAAGGACAGTAAGTATATTGCCTGTAACCTCTGCTtacagagaaaacaaacaaatggatcatagagcaaatcaatctagaattttcacttgaggcacaaatgatcaggttcaaactatcatacttcggacacattatgcgaagacccagctcccctgagaagtctataattctggggaaagttgaaggaaagagaagaagaagacaaccagcagcaaggtggatggactcgattacaacagcaatgaatgcgccactgagagaccttaaaggtcaagttgacgacagatcatcctggagagaatctaagagtcaacactgacacttagcagcacttaatcaatcaatcaatcaacctctgctaataaaaacaagataaattATTGAAGCTGCTCGACTATGAAATTTGAAGTGACCAAACTGATCATTCCAAGTCATCTTCCATGGCAGTAGATTGCCCACACTATAGTCTGTCTCTTGAAGCATATCTAGTCATTTACATCAGGGCAAGGCTAAGCTAGACAAGCAGAAAGTTATGTATGGTACAGGAGTGCCAGCACCAAGAACTTTAGGAGCGCATATTTGAGGTTACCAGTGATAGTTCTAAATGACCAACGTTTGGTGCCAAGGTCCATTATTagatcacggggggggggggcgtggtggtCAGGGACTATTCAGAAACATGAGGGTTTTCTTTGAAGAGCTTATCCATGCCAGTTAAAGATACAAGCATGCCATGGTTTACTGTCTGTATGATTTGTATTGAAGGATAGAAGATTTGATTAGATCCCTTCCCACAAGTAACTTTACTGCATGACATATGATAATGGTTAGTTCTCAGTGTCCAGTAACTAATATAAATGTATACAAATCCTGAGGTCTACTTTAGTAAGTTCAACCTTAAtgtaagcataggaacataggaaactgccatatgctgagtcagaccattggtctatctaggtcagtattgtcttcacagactggcagcagcttctccaaggtggcaggcaggaatctctctcagccctatcttggagaagccagggagggaacttgaaaccttctgctcttcccagagcggcttcatcccctgaggggaatatcttgcagtgctcacacatcaagtctcccattcatatgcaaccagggcagaccctgcttagctatggggacaagtcatgcttgctaccacaagaccagctctcctctctaaattcAGATTACTAAGGATCTACTAATTCAGATTA
Above is a window of Hemicordylus capensis ecotype Gifberg chromosome 2, rHemCap1.1.pri, whole genome shotgun sequence DNA encoding:
- the DAG1 gene encoding dystroglycan 1 isoform X1, producing the protein MTLGFVRLSPVLGRTLLVLMVTTSVKCHWPSEASEVVRDWENQLEASMHSVLSDLRESVPAVVGIPDSSAVVGRSFRVAIPTDLLASNGEVIQIAEAGKESLPPWLHWESESSTLEGLPLDTDKGIHYISVNAMNLVSNGSYVPQTTNVFSIEVHPEDHNEPQSVRVASQDVNEAAPFVCSAEEPVTILTVILDADLTKMTPKQRIELLNRMKTFSEVELYNMKLVPVVNNRLFDMSAFMAGPGNAKKVVENGALLSWKLGCSLSQNSVPNISNVETPAKEGTMSAHLGYPVVGWHIANKKPNLPKRIKRQINATPTPVTAVGPPTTALQEPPTRIVPTPTSPAIAPPTETTAPPVREPVPLPNKPTVTIRTRGAIVQTPTLGPSQPTRVTTTTDTVQIRPTMTGYVETTAAVTPPTTKKPRGTTLKPATPSTTDTSTTRRPSRRPPKTPRPPKPGTTKSSPIIPETVSPPTQGRPTTVGTPRVPNDPPDLKNHIDRVDAWVGTYFELKIPSDTFYDKEDTTTDKLQLTMKLEDEQPLEENSWVQFNSTSQLMYGLPNRTHAGIHEFFMHATDKGGLTAVDAFEIFVHALEPDEVPPVKFKAVFHGDHSTIVNDIHKKIMLVKKLAFALGDRNSSTITIENISKGSIVVEWTNNTLPLEPCPKEKIRAMSKKISDSSGAPSPAFSNALEPEFRPVSISVVGAGSCRHIQFIPVTRDGPPITVPPTLALPGPDPEKTSEDDVYLHTVIPAVVVAAILLIAGIIAMICYRKKRKGKLTIEDQATFIKKGVPIIFADELDDSKPPPSSSMPLILQEEKAPLPPPEYPNQNMPETTPLNQDTIGEYTPLRDEDPNAPPYQPPPPFTAPMEGKGSRPKNMTPYRSPPPYVPP
- the DAG1 gene encoding dystroglycan 1 isoform X2, whose amino-acid sequence is MNLVSNGSYVPQTTNVFSIEVHPEDHNEPQSVRVASQDVNEAAPFVCSAEEPVTILTVILDADLTKMTPKQRIELLNRMKTFSEVELYNMKLVPVVNNRLFDMSAFMAGPGNAKKVVENGALLSWKLGCSLSQNSVPNISNVETPAKEGTMSAHLGYPVVGWHIANKKPNLPKRIKRQINATPTPVTAVGPPTTALQEPPTRIVPTPTSPAIAPPTETTAPPVREPVPLPNKPTVTIRTRGAIVQTPTLGPSQPTRVTTTTDTVQIRPTMTGYVETTAAVTPPTTKKPRGTTLKPATPSTTDTSTTRRPSRRPPKTPRPPKPGTTKSSPIIPETVSPPTQGRPTTVGTPRVPNDPPDLKNHIDRVDAWVGTYFELKIPSDTFYDKEDTTTDKLQLTMKLEDEQPLEENSWVQFNSTSQLMYGLPNRTHAGIHEFFMHATDKGGLTAVDAFEIFVHALEPDEVPPVKFKAVFHGDHSTIVNDIHKKIMLVKKLAFALGDRNSSTITIENISKGSIVVEWTNNTLPLEPCPKEKIRAMSKKISDSSGAPSPAFSNALEPEFRPVSISVVGAGSCRHIQFIPVTRDGPPITVPPTLALPGPDPEKTSEDDVYLHTVIPAVVVAAILLIAGIIAMICYRKKRKGKLTIEDQATFIKKGVPIIFADELDDSKPPPSSSMPLILQEEKAPLPPPEYPNQNMPETTPLNQDTIGEYTPLRDEDPNAPPYQPPPPFTAPMEGKGSRPKNMTPYRSPPPYVPP